A single Gasterosteus aculeatus chromosome 2, fGasAcu3.hap1.1, whole genome shotgun sequence DNA region contains:
- the LOC120828783 gene encoding rap1 GTPase-activating protein 1 isoform X10, whose translation MSATLEPQLLQPTAPCTTSPFHKNPDLFEMIEKMQGDRMDEQRCTFPPPLKTEEDYIPYPSVHEVLGRKSPFPLILLPQFGGYWIEGTNHDTSCAVETVHPQPTSPTTSGKLQCNTTATLFRKHFLGKEHFNYYSVDSALGHLVFSLKYDVIGDQEHLRLMLRNKLKTHHDVIPISCLTEFPNVVQMAKLVCEEVNVDRFSPVLYPKASRLIAAFDEHVISNNFKFGVIYQKFGQTSEEELFGNSHESPAFVEFLEFLGDKIELHNFKGFRGGLDVTHGQTGTESVYCNYRNKEVMFHVSTKLPYTDGDTQQLQRKRHIGNDIVAILFQEENTPFVPDMIASNFLHAYIVVQVVKPCSDDVLYKVSVTARDDVPFFGPALPNPAVFKKSPEFHEFLFTKLINAEYACYKAEKFAKLEERTRSALLETLYEELHVNSQAMMGVGGDDDKLENGSAGGGGFFESFKRAMRSRSQSVDATGLTFKKPHTFSTSFSSSFNHDPAESPKFPGISLLVPGKSPSKYGRRGSAIGIGTVEESLIIPGKSPTRKKSGPFSSRRSSAIGIENIQEVHERSRESSPNTQKTPDSGHVSQDPKSDNSSNQSSPEVLPSPKNSSCLGGRAPSIPEGHDLSRSSSNASSFASVVEENETEAAEEYDTAMESLSSAGTPLKRDSLTYSTWLEDSSSISSGSTTGRGGSSGERGPAKPDRGKGTDVRIKLERPPDHRSSSNC comes from the exons aACCCcgatttatttgaaatgattgaAAAGATGCAG GGCGACAGAATGGATGAGCAGAGGTGCACCTTTCCTCCCCCGCTCAAG ACTGAAGAGGATTACATTCCGTACCCAAGCGTCCACGAG GTGTTGGGCAGAAAAAGTCCctttcctctcatcctcctgCCGCAGTTTGGGGGCTACTGGATCGAAGGGACGAACCATGACACTAGTTGCGCGGTGGAGACGGTACATCCGCAGCCGACGTCCCCGACCACCAGCGGCAAGCTGCAATGTAACACAACGGCGACGCTCTTCCGGAAACACTTCCTGGGAAAG GAACACTTTAATTACTATTCAGTGGACAGCGCCCTCGGACATCTGGTGTTCTCTCTAAAGTACGATGTGATCGGTGACCAGGAACACCTCCGTCTAATGCTCAG AAACAAGCTGAAAACCCACCATGATGTGATCCCCATTTCCTGTCTGACCGAGTTCCCCAACGTGGTCCAAATGGCCAAG cTCGTCTGTGAAGAGGTCAATGTGGACCGCTTTTCTCCGGTCCTTTATCCAAAA GCTTCGAGACTTATTGCCGCCTTCGATGAGCATGTGATCAGCAACAATTTCAAGTTTGGGGTCATTTATCAAAAGTTTGGACAG ACTTCAGAGGAAGAGCTGTTTGGCAACAGCCACGAGAGTCCTGCCTTTGTAGAATTCCTGGAGTTTCTGGGAGATAAAATTGAGCTGCACAACTTTAAAGG TTTCCGCGGAGGGTTAGACGTCACTCACGGGCAGACCGGCACTGAATCCGTCTACTGCAACTACCGTAACAAAGAGGTCATGTTCCATGTGTCCACCAAGCTGCCTTACACGGACGGGGACACCCAGCAG TTGCAGAGAAAGAGGCACATAGGAAACGACATTGTGGCCATCTTATTCCAAGAGGAAAACACTCCCTTTGTACCGGACATGATCGCCTCCAACTTCCTCCACGCATACATCGTGGTCCAAGTGGTGAAGCCCTGCTCTGACGACGTTCTCTACAAG GTGTCCGTGACCGCTCGGGATGATGTGCCTTTCTTTGGCCCCGCCCTCCCCAACCCTGCTGTCTTTAAAAAG AGCCCTGAATTCCATGAATTCCTTTTCACGAAGCTCATCAATGCAGAGTACGCCTGCTACAAAGCTGAGAAATTTGCCAAATTAGAG gagcGGACAAGGTCAGCTTTGTTAGAGACCCTTTATGAGGAGCTGCACGTCAACAGCCAGGCCATGATGGGTGTTGGAGGAGACGACGACAAACTGGAAAACGGGAGCGCGGGAGGAGGGGGCTTCTTTGAGTCCTTCAAG CGGGCGATGCGCAGCAGGAGCCAGTCTGTGGACGCCACGGGTCTCACGTTCAAGAAGCCGCACACTTTCTCCACTAGCTTCAGCAGCAGCTTTAACCACGACCCCGCAGAGAGCCCCAAATTCCCAGGGATA tCATTGCTTGTCCCAGGCAAAAGTCCCAGTAAATATGGACGTCGAGGCAGTGCCATAGGGATAGGAACAGTAGAAGAG TCATTGATAATCCCGGGAAAAAGCCCAACCAGGAAGAAGTCTGGTCCTTTCAGCTCCAGGAGAAGTAGCGCCATTGGCATAGAAAACATCCAAGAAGTCCACGAGaggag CCGAGAGAGCTCCCCAAATACCCAGAAGACCCCCGACAGCGGCCACGTCTCTCAAGACCCCAAATCCGACAACTCGTCCAATCAGAGCTCTCCGGAGGTGCTTCCGTCGCCCAAGAACAG TTCTTGTCTCGGTGGCAGGGCCCCGTCCATCCCCGAGGGTCACGAcctctcccgctcctcctccaacGCTAGCAGCTTCGCCAGTGTTGTGGAGGAGAACGAGACGGAGGCCGCGGAGGAGTACGACACGGCCATG GAGAGTCTGTCGTCCGCCGGGACGCCGCTCAAGCGAGACTCCCTCACCTACAGCACCTGGCtggaggacagcagcagcatcagcagcggcAGCACCACCGGTCGCGGCGGCTCCTCAGGTGAGAGAG
- the LOC120828783 gene encoding rap1 GTPase-activating protein 1 isoform X4 produces MLKSVRNHLLELQDAVFLGKLEMDKSGDKPFKAPLVTKTSWKKPSNNPDLFEMIEKMQGDRMDEQRCTFPPPLKTEEDYIPYPSVHEVLGRKSPFPLILLPQFGGYWIEGTNHDTSCAVETVHPQPTSPTTSGKLQCNTTATLFRKHFLGKEHFNYYSVDSALGHLVFSLKYDVIGDQEHLRLMLRNKLKTHHDVIPISCLTEFPNVVQMAKLVCEEVNVDRFSPVLYPKASRLIAAFDEHVISNNFKFGVIYQKFGQTSEEELFGNSHESPAFVEFLEFLGDKIELHNFKGFRGGLDVTHGQTGTESVYCNYRNKEVMFHVSTKLPYTDGDTQQLQRKRHIGNDIVAILFQEENTPFVPDMIASNFLHAYIVVQVVKPCSDDVLYKVSVTARDDVPFFGPALPNPAVFKKSPEFHEFLFTKLINAEYACYKAEKFAKLEERTRSALLETLYEELHVNSQAMMGVGGDDDKLENGSAGGGGFFESFKRAMRSRSQSVDATGLTFKKPHTFSTSFSSSFNHDPAESPKFPGISLLVPGKSPSKYGRRGSAIGIGTVEESLIIPGKSPTRKKSGPFSSRRSSAIGIENIQEVHERSRESSPNTQKTPDSGHVSQDPKSDNSSNQSSPEVLPSPKNSSCLGGRAPSIPEGHDLSRSSSNASSFASVVEENETEAAEEYDTAMESLSSAGTPLKRDSLTYSTWLEDSSSISSGSTTGRGGSSGERGPAKPDRGKGTDVRIKLERPPDHRSSSNC; encoded by the exons ATGCTGAAGTCAGTAAGGAACCATCTTTTGGAGCTGCAGGACGCCGTTTTTTTAGGAAAGTTAGAAATGGATAAAAGTGGCGACAAGCCCTTCAAAGCTCCCCTGGTGACGAAAACGAGCTGGAAGAAACCCAGCAAC aACCCcgatttatttgaaatgattgaAAAGATGCAG GGCGACAGAATGGATGAGCAGAGGTGCACCTTTCCTCCCCCGCTCAAG ACTGAAGAGGATTACATTCCGTACCCAAGCGTCCACGAG GTGTTGGGCAGAAAAAGTCCctttcctctcatcctcctgCCGCAGTTTGGGGGCTACTGGATCGAAGGGACGAACCATGACACTAGTTGCGCGGTGGAGACGGTACATCCGCAGCCGACGTCCCCGACCACCAGCGGCAAGCTGCAATGTAACACAACGGCGACGCTCTTCCGGAAACACTTCCTGGGAAAG GAACACTTTAATTACTATTCAGTGGACAGCGCCCTCGGACATCTGGTGTTCTCTCTAAAGTACGATGTGATCGGTGACCAGGAACACCTCCGTCTAATGCTCAG AAACAAGCTGAAAACCCACCATGATGTGATCCCCATTTCCTGTCTGACCGAGTTCCCCAACGTGGTCCAAATGGCCAAG cTCGTCTGTGAAGAGGTCAATGTGGACCGCTTTTCTCCGGTCCTTTATCCAAAA GCTTCGAGACTTATTGCCGCCTTCGATGAGCATGTGATCAGCAACAATTTCAAGTTTGGGGTCATTTATCAAAAGTTTGGACAG ACTTCAGAGGAAGAGCTGTTTGGCAACAGCCACGAGAGTCCTGCCTTTGTAGAATTCCTGGAGTTTCTGGGAGATAAAATTGAGCTGCACAACTTTAAAGG TTTCCGCGGAGGGTTAGACGTCACTCACGGGCAGACCGGCACTGAATCCGTCTACTGCAACTACCGTAACAAAGAGGTCATGTTCCATGTGTCCACCAAGCTGCCTTACACGGACGGGGACACCCAGCAG TTGCAGAGAAAGAGGCACATAGGAAACGACATTGTGGCCATCTTATTCCAAGAGGAAAACACTCCCTTTGTACCGGACATGATCGCCTCCAACTTCCTCCACGCATACATCGTGGTCCAAGTGGTGAAGCCCTGCTCTGACGACGTTCTCTACAAG GTGTCCGTGACCGCTCGGGATGATGTGCCTTTCTTTGGCCCCGCCCTCCCCAACCCTGCTGTCTTTAAAAAG AGCCCTGAATTCCATGAATTCCTTTTCACGAAGCTCATCAATGCAGAGTACGCCTGCTACAAAGCTGAGAAATTTGCCAAATTAGAG gagcGGACAAGGTCAGCTTTGTTAGAGACCCTTTATGAGGAGCTGCACGTCAACAGCCAGGCCATGATGGGTGTTGGAGGAGACGACGACAAACTGGAAAACGGGAGCGCGGGAGGAGGGGGCTTCTTTGAGTCCTTCAAG CGGGCGATGCGCAGCAGGAGCCAGTCTGTGGACGCCACGGGTCTCACGTTCAAGAAGCCGCACACTTTCTCCACTAGCTTCAGCAGCAGCTTTAACCACGACCCCGCAGAGAGCCCCAAATTCCCAGGGATA tCATTGCTTGTCCCAGGCAAAAGTCCCAGTAAATATGGACGTCGAGGCAGTGCCATAGGGATAGGAACAGTAGAAGAG TCATTGATAATCCCGGGAAAAAGCCCAACCAGGAAGAAGTCTGGTCCTTTCAGCTCCAGGAGAAGTAGCGCCATTGGCATAGAAAACATCCAAGAAGTCCACGAGaggag CCGAGAGAGCTCCCCAAATACCCAGAAGACCCCCGACAGCGGCCACGTCTCTCAAGACCCCAAATCCGACAACTCGTCCAATCAGAGCTCTCCGGAGGTGCTTCCGTCGCCCAAGAACAG TTCTTGTCTCGGTGGCAGGGCCCCGTCCATCCCCGAGGGTCACGAcctctcccgctcctcctccaacGCTAGCAGCTTCGCCAGTGTTGTGGAGGAGAACGAGACGGAGGCCGCGGAGGAGTACGACACGGCCATG GAGAGTCTGTCGTCCGCCGGGACGCCGCTCAAGCGAGACTCCCTCACCTACAGCACCTGGCtggaggacagcagcagcatcagcagcggcAGCACCACCGGTCGCGGCGGCTCCTCAGGTGAGAGAG
- the LOC120828783 gene encoding rap1 GTPase-activating protein 1 isoform X26, producing MSATLEPQLLQPTAPCTTSPFHKGDRMDEQRCTFPPPLKTEEDYIPYPSVHEVLGRKSPFPLILLPQFGGYWIEGTNHDTSCAVETVHPQPTSPTTSGKLQCNTTATLFRKHFLGKEHFNYYSVDSALGHLVFSLKYDVIGDQEHLRLMLRNKLKTHHDVIPISCLTEFPNVVQMAKLVCEEVNVDRFSPVLYPKASRLIAAFDEHVISNNFKFGVIYQKFGQTSEEELFGNSHESPAFVEFLEFLGDKIELHNFKGFRGGLDVTHGQTGTESVYCNYRNKEVMFHVSTKLPYTDGDTQQLQRKRHIGNDIVAILFQEENTPFVPDMIASNFLHAYIVVQVVKPCSDDVLYKVSVTARDDVPFFGPALPNPAVFKKSPEFHEFLFTKLINAEYACYKAEKFAKLEERTRSALLETLYEELHVNSQAMMGVGGDDDKLENGSAGGGGFFESFKSLLVPGKSPSKYGRRGSAIGIGTVEESLIIPGKSPTRKKSGPFSSRRSSAIGIENIQEVHERSRESSPNTQKTPDSGHVSQDPKSDNSSNQSSPEVLPSPKNSSCLGGRAPSIPEGHDLSRSSSNASSFASVVEENETEAAEEYDTAMESLSSAGTPLKRDSLTYSTWLEDSSSISSGSTTGRGGSSGERGPAKPDRGKGTDVRIKLERPPDHRSSSNC from the exons GGCGACAGAATGGATGAGCAGAGGTGCACCTTTCCTCCCCCGCTCAAG ACTGAAGAGGATTACATTCCGTACCCAAGCGTCCACGAG GTGTTGGGCAGAAAAAGTCCctttcctctcatcctcctgCCGCAGTTTGGGGGCTACTGGATCGAAGGGACGAACCATGACACTAGTTGCGCGGTGGAGACGGTACATCCGCAGCCGACGTCCCCGACCACCAGCGGCAAGCTGCAATGTAACACAACGGCGACGCTCTTCCGGAAACACTTCCTGGGAAAG GAACACTTTAATTACTATTCAGTGGACAGCGCCCTCGGACATCTGGTGTTCTCTCTAAAGTACGATGTGATCGGTGACCAGGAACACCTCCGTCTAATGCTCAG AAACAAGCTGAAAACCCACCATGATGTGATCCCCATTTCCTGTCTGACCGAGTTCCCCAACGTGGTCCAAATGGCCAAG cTCGTCTGTGAAGAGGTCAATGTGGACCGCTTTTCTCCGGTCCTTTATCCAAAA GCTTCGAGACTTATTGCCGCCTTCGATGAGCATGTGATCAGCAACAATTTCAAGTTTGGGGTCATTTATCAAAAGTTTGGACAG ACTTCAGAGGAAGAGCTGTTTGGCAACAGCCACGAGAGTCCTGCCTTTGTAGAATTCCTGGAGTTTCTGGGAGATAAAATTGAGCTGCACAACTTTAAAGG TTTCCGCGGAGGGTTAGACGTCACTCACGGGCAGACCGGCACTGAATCCGTCTACTGCAACTACCGTAACAAAGAGGTCATGTTCCATGTGTCCACCAAGCTGCCTTACACGGACGGGGACACCCAGCAG TTGCAGAGAAAGAGGCACATAGGAAACGACATTGTGGCCATCTTATTCCAAGAGGAAAACACTCCCTTTGTACCGGACATGATCGCCTCCAACTTCCTCCACGCATACATCGTGGTCCAAGTGGTGAAGCCCTGCTCTGACGACGTTCTCTACAAG GTGTCCGTGACCGCTCGGGATGATGTGCCTTTCTTTGGCCCCGCCCTCCCCAACCCTGCTGTCTTTAAAAAG AGCCCTGAATTCCATGAATTCCTTTTCACGAAGCTCATCAATGCAGAGTACGCCTGCTACAAAGCTGAGAAATTTGCCAAATTAGAG gagcGGACAAGGTCAGCTTTGTTAGAGACCCTTTATGAGGAGCTGCACGTCAACAGCCAGGCCATGATGGGTGTTGGAGGAGACGACGACAAACTGGAAAACGGGAGCGCGGGAGGAGGGGGCTTCTTTGAGTCCTTCAAG tCATTGCTTGTCCCAGGCAAAAGTCCCAGTAAATATGGACGTCGAGGCAGTGCCATAGGGATAGGAACAGTAGAAGAG TCATTGATAATCCCGGGAAAAAGCCCAACCAGGAAGAAGTCTGGTCCTTTCAGCTCCAGGAGAAGTAGCGCCATTGGCATAGAAAACATCCAAGAAGTCCACGAGaggag CCGAGAGAGCTCCCCAAATACCCAGAAGACCCCCGACAGCGGCCACGTCTCTCAAGACCCCAAATCCGACAACTCGTCCAATCAGAGCTCTCCGGAGGTGCTTCCGTCGCCCAAGAACAG TTCTTGTCTCGGTGGCAGGGCCCCGTCCATCCCCGAGGGTCACGAcctctcccgctcctcctccaacGCTAGCAGCTTCGCCAGTGTTGTGGAGGAGAACGAGACGGAGGCCGCGGAGGAGTACGACACGGCCATG GAGAGTCTGTCGTCCGCCGGGACGCCGCTCAAGCGAGACTCCCTCACCTACAGCACCTGGCtggaggacagcagcagcatcagcagcggcAGCACCACCGGTCGCGGCGGCTCCTCAGGTGAGAGAG
- the LOC120828783 gene encoding rap1 GTPase-activating protein 1 isoform X17 — protein sequence MSATLEPQLLQPTAPCTTSPFHKGDRMDEQRCTFPPPLKTEEDYIPYPSVHEVLGRKSPFPLILLPQFGGYWIEGTNHDTSCAVETVHPQPTSPTTSGKLQCNTTATLFRKHFLGKEHFNYYSVDSALGHLVFSLKYDVIGDQEHLRLMLRNKLKTHHDVIPISCLTEFPNVVQMAKLVCEEVNVDRFSPVLYPKASRLIAAFDEHVISNNFKFGVIYQKFGQTSEEELFGNSHESPAFVEFLEFLGDKIELHNFKGFRGGLDVTHGQTGTESVYCNYRNKEVMFHVSTKLPYTDGDTQQLQRKRHIGNDIVAILFQEENTPFVPDMIASNFLHAYIVVQVVKPCSDDVLYKVSVTARDDVPFFGPALPNPAVFKKSPEFHEFLFTKLINAEYACYKAEKFAKLEERTRSALLETLYEELHVNSQAMMGVGGDDDKLENGSAGGGGFFESFKRAMRSRSQSVDATGLTFKKPHTFSTSFSSSFNHDPAESPKFPGISLLVPGKSPSKYGRRGSAIGIGTVEESLIIPGKSPTRKKSGPFSSRRSSAIGIENIQEVHERSRESSPNTQKTPDSGHVSQDPKSDNSSNQSSPEVLPSPKNSSCLGGRAPSIPEGHDLSRSSSNASSFASVVEENETEAAEEYDTAMESLSSAGTPLKRDSLTYSTWLEDSSSISSGSTTGRGGSSGERGPAKPDRGKGTDVRIKLERPPDHRSSSNC from the exons GGCGACAGAATGGATGAGCAGAGGTGCACCTTTCCTCCCCCGCTCAAG ACTGAAGAGGATTACATTCCGTACCCAAGCGTCCACGAG GTGTTGGGCAGAAAAAGTCCctttcctctcatcctcctgCCGCAGTTTGGGGGCTACTGGATCGAAGGGACGAACCATGACACTAGTTGCGCGGTGGAGACGGTACATCCGCAGCCGACGTCCCCGACCACCAGCGGCAAGCTGCAATGTAACACAACGGCGACGCTCTTCCGGAAACACTTCCTGGGAAAG GAACACTTTAATTACTATTCAGTGGACAGCGCCCTCGGACATCTGGTGTTCTCTCTAAAGTACGATGTGATCGGTGACCAGGAACACCTCCGTCTAATGCTCAG AAACAAGCTGAAAACCCACCATGATGTGATCCCCATTTCCTGTCTGACCGAGTTCCCCAACGTGGTCCAAATGGCCAAG cTCGTCTGTGAAGAGGTCAATGTGGACCGCTTTTCTCCGGTCCTTTATCCAAAA GCTTCGAGACTTATTGCCGCCTTCGATGAGCATGTGATCAGCAACAATTTCAAGTTTGGGGTCATTTATCAAAAGTTTGGACAG ACTTCAGAGGAAGAGCTGTTTGGCAACAGCCACGAGAGTCCTGCCTTTGTAGAATTCCTGGAGTTTCTGGGAGATAAAATTGAGCTGCACAACTTTAAAGG TTTCCGCGGAGGGTTAGACGTCACTCACGGGCAGACCGGCACTGAATCCGTCTACTGCAACTACCGTAACAAAGAGGTCATGTTCCATGTGTCCACCAAGCTGCCTTACACGGACGGGGACACCCAGCAG TTGCAGAGAAAGAGGCACATAGGAAACGACATTGTGGCCATCTTATTCCAAGAGGAAAACACTCCCTTTGTACCGGACATGATCGCCTCCAACTTCCTCCACGCATACATCGTGGTCCAAGTGGTGAAGCCCTGCTCTGACGACGTTCTCTACAAG GTGTCCGTGACCGCTCGGGATGATGTGCCTTTCTTTGGCCCCGCCCTCCCCAACCCTGCTGTCTTTAAAAAG AGCCCTGAATTCCATGAATTCCTTTTCACGAAGCTCATCAATGCAGAGTACGCCTGCTACAAAGCTGAGAAATTTGCCAAATTAGAG gagcGGACAAGGTCAGCTTTGTTAGAGACCCTTTATGAGGAGCTGCACGTCAACAGCCAGGCCATGATGGGTGTTGGAGGAGACGACGACAAACTGGAAAACGGGAGCGCGGGAGGAGGGGGCTTCTTTGAGTCCTTCAAG CGGGCGATGCGCAGCAGGAGCCAGTCTGTGGACGCCACGGGTCTCACGTTCAAGAAGCCGCACACTTTCTCCACTAGCTTCAGCAGCAGCTTTAACCACGACCCCGCAGAGAGCCCCAAATTCCCAGGGATA tCATTGCTTGTCCCAGGCAAAAGTCCCAGTAAATATGGACGTCGAGGCAGTGCCATAGGGATAGGAACAGTAGAAGAG TCATTGATAATCCCGGGAAAAAGCCCAACCAGGAAGAAGTCTGGTCCTTTCAGCTCCAGGAGAAGTAGCGCCATTGGCATAGAAAACATCCAAGAAGTCCACGAGaggag CCGAGAGAGCTCCCCAAATACCCAGAAGACCCCCGACAGCGGCCACGTCTCTCAAGACCCCAAATCCGACAACTCGTCCAATCAGAGCTCTCCGGAGGTGCTTCCGTCGCCCAAGAACAG TTCTTGTCTCGGTGGCAGGGCCCCGTCCATCCCCGAGGGTCACGAcctctcccgctcctcctccaacGCTAGCAGCTTCGCCAGTGTTGTGGAGGAGAACGAGACGGAGGCCGCGGAGGAGTACGACACGGCCATG GAGAGTCTGTCGTCCGCCGGGACGCCGCTCAAGCGAGACTCCCTCACCTACAGCACCTGGCtggaggacagcagcagcatcagcagcggcAGCACCACCGGTCGCGGCGGCTCCTCAGGTGAGAGAG
- the LOC120828783 gene encoding rap1 GTPase-activating protein 1 isoform X18: MSATLEPQLLQPTAPCTTSPFHKGDRMDEQRCTFPPPLKTEEDYIPYPSVHEVLGRKSPFPLILLPQFGGYWIEGTNHDTSCAVETVHPQPTSPTTSGKLQCNTTATLFRKHFLGKEHFNYYSVDSALGHLVFSLKYDVIGDQEHLRLMLRNKLKTHHDVIPISCLTEFPNVVQMAKLVCEEVNVDRFSPVLYPKASRLIAAFDEHVISNNFKFGVIYQKFGQTSEEELFGNSHESPAFVEFLEFLGDKIELHNFKGFRGGLDVTHGQTGTESVYCNYRNKEVMFHVSTKLPYTDGDTQQLQRKRHIGNDIVAILFQEENTPFVPDMIASNFLHAYIVVQVVKPCSDDVLYKVSVTARDDVPFFGPALPNPAVFKKSPEFHEFLFTKLINAEYACYKAEKFAKLEERTRSALLETLYEELHVNSQAMMGVGGDDDKLENGSAGGGGFFESFKRAMRSRSQSVDATGLTFKKPHTFSTSFSSSFNHDPAESPKFPGISLLVPGKSPSKYGRRGSAIGIGTVEESLIIPGKSPTRKKSGPFSSRRSSAIGIENIQEVHERSRESSPNTQKTPDSGHVSQDPKSDNSSNQSSPEVLPSPKNSSCLGGRAPSIPEGHDLSRSSSNASSFASVVEENETEAAEEYDTAMESLSSAGTPLKRDSLTYSTWLEDSSSISSGSTTGRGGSSGPAKPDRGKGTDVRIKLERPPDHRSSSNC, from the exons GGCGACAGAATGGATGAGCAGAGGTGCACCTTTCCTCCCCCGCTCAAG ACTGAAGAGGATTACATTCCGTACCCAAGCGTCCACGAG GTGTTGGGCAGAAAAAGTCCctttcctctcatcctcctgCCGCAGTTTGGGGGCTACTGGATCGAAGGGACGAACCATGACACTAGTTGCGCGGTGGAGACGGTACATCCGCAGCCGACGTCCCCGACCACCAGCGGCAAGCTGCAATGTAACACAACGGCGACGCTCTTCCGGAAACACTTCCTGGGAAAG GAACACTTTAATTACTATTCAGTGGACAGCGCCCTCGGACATCTGGTGTTCTCTCTAAAGTACGATGTGATCGGTGACCAGGAACACCTCCGTCTAATGCTCAG AAACAAGCTGAAAACCCACCATGATGTGATCCCCATTTCCTGTCTGACCGAGTTCCCCAACGTGGTCCAAATGGCCAAG cTCGTCTGTGAAGAGGTCAATGTGGACCGCTTTTCTCCGGTCCTTTATCCAAAA GCTTCGAGACTTATTGCCGCCTTCGATGAGCATGTGATCAGCAACAATTTCAAGTTTGGGGTCATTTATCAAAAGTTTGGACAG ACTTCAGAGGAAGAGCTGTTTGGCAACAGCCACGAGAGTCCTGCCTTTGTAGAATTCCTGGAGTTTCTGGGAGATAAAATTGAGCTGCACAACTTTAAAGG TTTCCGCGGAGGGTTAGACGTCACTCACGGGCAGACCGGCACTGAATCCGTCTACTGCAACTACCGTAACAAAGAGGTCATGTTCCATGTGTCCACCAAGCTGCCTTACACGGACGGGGACACCCAGCAG TTGCAGAGAAAGAGGCACATAGGAAACGACATTGTGGCCATCTTATTCCAAGAGGAAAACACTCCCTTTGTACCGGACATGATCGCCTCCAACTTCCTCCACGCATACATCGTGGTCCAAGTGGTGAAGCCCTGCTCTGACGACGTTCTCTACAAG GTGTCCGTGACCGCTCGGGATGATGTGCCTTTCTTTGGCCCCGCCCTCCCCAACCCTGCTGTCTTTAAAAAG AGCCCTGAATTCCATGAATTCCTTTTCACGAAGCTCATCAATGCAGAGTACGCCTGCTACAAAGCTGAGAAATTTGCCAAATTAGAG gagcGGACAAGGTCAGCTTTGTTAGAGACCCTTTATGAGGAGCTGCACGTCAACAGCCAGGCCATGATGGGTGTTGGAGGAGACGACGACAAACTGGAAAACGGGAGCGCGGGAGGAGGGGGCTTCTTTGAGTCCTTCAAG CGGGCGATGCGCAGCAGGAGCCAGTCTGTGGACGCCACGGGTCTCACGTTCAAGAAGCCGCACACTTTCTCCACTAGCTTCAGCAGCAGCTTTAACCACGACCCCGCAGAGAGCCCCAAATTCCCAGGGATA tCATTGCTTGTCCCAGGCAAAAGTCCCAGTAAATATGGACGTCGAGGCAGTGCCATAGGGATAGGAACAGTAGAAGAG TCATTGATAATCCCGGGAAAAAGCCCAACCAGGAAGAAGTCTGGTCCTTTCAGCTCCAGGAGAAGTAGCGCCATTGGCATAGAAAACATCCAAGAAGTCCACGAGaggag CCGAGAGAGCTCCCCAAATACCCAGAAGACCCCCGACAGCGGCCACGTCTCTCAAGACCCCAAATCCGACAACTCGTCCAATCAGAGCTCTCCGGAGGTGCTTCCGTCGCCCAAGAACAG TTCTTGTCTCGGTGGCAGGGCCCCGTCCATCCCCGAGGGTCACGAcctctcccgctcctcctccaacGCTAGCAGCTTCGCCAGTGTTGTGGAGGAGAACGAGACGGAGGCCGCGGAGGAGTACGACACGGCCATG GAGAGTCTGTCGTCCGCCGGGACGCCGCTCAAGCGAGACTCCCTCACCTACAGCACCTGGCtggaggacagcagcagcatcagcagcggcAGCACCACCGGTCGCGGCGGCTCCTCAG